In one window of Chelmon rostratus isolate fCheRos1 chromosome 19, fCheRos1.pri, whole genome shotgun sequence DNA:
- the LOC121623291 gene encoding heat shock protein 30-like yields MLCSHGFQSAFSPFMDVYWPVRSLWPEVKPLLHQQHLLQRNLQEFRSSLELMDKLETPGPAVRPLSYQLEKQGEPFGLTLDAAGFSPEELSVRQVGRKLRVSGKTEKKQEDEKGFCSYKRQEFRREFELPEWLNPEDVACYLAPDGKLHIQEAKAPPAEEADRELTVERSSEDKTQQQSVCSQTEDSSTQDTPENMDSSSSSNHVA; encoded by the coding sequence ATGCTGTGCTCTCATGGATTCCAGTCTGCCTTCAGTCCATTCATGGACGTCTACTGGCCTGTACGCAGTCTGTGGCCAGAGGTCAAACCtctgctccaccagcagcatctgctgcagagaaacctGCAGGAGTTCCgcagcagtctggagctgatggaCAAACTGGAGACGCCCGGCCCGGCCGTACGACCGCTCTCCTACCAGCTGGAGAAACAGGGAGAGCCCTTTGGCCTGACCCTGGACGCTGCAGGCTTTTCCCCAGAAGAGCTGTCTGTCAGGCAGGTGGGCAGGAAGCTGAGAGTCAGCGGGAAGACggagaagaagcaggaggaCGAGAAAGGCTTCTGCTCTTACAAACGGCAGGAGTTCAGACGGGAGTTTGAGCTCCCCGAATGGCTGAACCCTGAGGACGTCGCCTGCTACCTGGCTCCAGACGGGAAGCTCCACATCCAGGAGGCCAAAGCTCCGCCTgctgaggaggcagacagagagctgacTGTCGAGAGGAGCTCggaggacaaaacacagcagcagagtgtgtgttcacagacagaagacagcagcacacaggacacacctgaaaacatggactcatcttcatcttctaaCCATGTAGCTTAA